In Candidatus Rokuibacteriota bacterium, a single window of DNA contains:
- a CDS encoding ABC transporter substrate-binding protein: MIRRAVTLLSVLLITVGLLWPTAAGADRDTLSIGLSGIPDTMDPHLLWSTTWMPSYYALYDALTVIGDNNDAQPNLAVSWKRLNPTTWEFKLRDKVKFHNGEPFTSESVKFTLDRVIDPATKAAVKNRVPTIKAVEAVDPLTVRIVTAAPDPNIAKTVSVVFILPAKYAKEKGPAGFAEAPVGTGMFRLAEFRRNGHVKLEAVDNGWRPMPKVKTVIFKHLPENGTRIAALRSGDVDFINPVPPDEAAGLEKDGFKAAASYTGWSYVIPLKGSTQAGSPLANPKVRQALNYAVDKDAIIKYVLHGYGKPLAGQNVGQDGFGYNPALKPFPADAARARELLKQAGYPNGFEATWFGTVGFYPNDKQVIEAIVGDLAKVGVRVKLQTVDQGSFAKHLYGGTLSDLVLLRWTYFPSLDFDFVVNLNRCQNSTKLFCDERVDRMLDESRQASTPVAREKMLQKISELLYEGPNAIYLFQPGSVSAMTGSVKGFRPRSEAILWLDTVEKEK, encoded by the coding sequence GTGATCCGTCGCGCCGTCACGCTTCTGTCCGTCCTGCTCATCACCGTGGGGCTGCTCTGGCCCACCGCCGCCGGTGCCGACCGCGACACCCTCTCGATCGGCCTGTCCGGCATCCCGGACACGATGGATCCGCACTTGCTCTGGAGCACCACCTGGATGCCGTCGTACTACGCGCTCTACGACGCCCTCACCGTGATCGGCGACAATAACGACGCCCAGCCCAACCTGGCCGTGTCGTGGAAGCGCCTGAATCCCACCACCTGGGAGTTCAAGCTGCGCGACAAGGTGAAGTTTCACAACGGCGAGCCGTTCACCTCGGAGTCGGTGAAGTTCACGCTGGACCGCGTCATCGACCCGGCGACCAAGGCGGCCGTGAAGAACCGGGTGCCGACGATCAAGGCCGTCGAGGCCGTGGATCCGCTCACGGTACGTATCGTCACCGCCGCGCCCGATCCGAACATCGCGAAGACGGTGTCGGTCGTGTTCATCCTGCCCGCGAAGTACGCCAAGGAGAAGGGGCCGGCCGGCTTCGCCGAGGCGCCGGTGGGGACTGGGATGTTCCGGCTGGCAGAGTTCCGGCGCAACGGGCACGTGAAGCTCGAGGCCGTGGACAACGGCTGGCGTCCGATGCCAAAGGTCAAGACCGTGATCTTCAAGCACCTGCCGGAGAACGGCACGCGGATCGCCGCGCTTCGCAGCGGCGACGTCGATTTCATCAACCCGGTGCCTCCTGACGAGGCGGCCGGTCTGGAGAAGGACGGGTTCAAGGCCGCCGCGTCCTACACGGGCTGGAGCTACGTCATTCCTCTGAAGGGCTCCACGCAGGCCGGCAGTCCGCTTGCGAATCCGAAGGTGCGACAGGCGCTCAACTACGCGGTCGACAAGGACGCCATCATCAAATACGTGCTGCACGGCTACGGCAAGCCGCTCGCTGGCCAGAACGTCGGGCAGGACGGGTTCGGCTACAACCCAGCGCTCAAGCCGTTTCCGGCCGATGCGGCGCGGGCGCGGGAGCTCCTCAAGCAGGCTGGCTACCCGAATGGCTTCGAGGCGACCTGGTTCGGCACCGTCGGTTTCTATCCCAATGACAAGCAGGTGATCGAGGCGATCGTCGGTGACCTCGCCAAGGTCGGAGTGCGCGTCAAGCTGCAGACCGTCGACCAGGGCTCCTTCGCCAAGCACCTCTATGGCGGGACACTCAGCGACCTCGTGCTGCTCCGCTGGACATACTTTCCGTCGCTCGACTTCGACTTCGTCGTCAACCTGAACCGCTGCCAGAACAGCACCAAGCTCTTCTGCGACGAGCGCGTGGACCGCATGCTCGACGAGTCGCGCCAGGCGTCGACGCCAGTTGCGCGCGAGAAGATGTTGCAGAAGATCTCGGAGCTCCTTTACGAGGGCCCGAACGCTATCTACCTGTTCCAGCCCGGCAGCGTGTCGGCGATGACCGGGTCAGTGAAGGGCTTCCGTCCCCGCTCGGAGGCGATCCTCTGGCTCGACACCGTCGAGAAGGAGAAATAG
- a CDS encoding CoA ester lyase, producing MQLYRTMLFIPAQKDRWIAKAGGLGADSIILDLEDALPDDLKAPTRARIGAAIDAVADAGVPCFVRTNAMATGMLFEDLDAVATPALTGIVLAKVDTPEEVRIIDTFLSDLERRRGIPDRRIELVITAETANCIEHAYDICAASPRVGTIMGGTARGGDINRAIGYVWTRDGIESLYLRSRIVVGARAAGIQYPISGIWTDIEDLDGLRAHALRNRQLGYRGEFVIHPSHVPIVNEVYTPSKDDIEYSRGVLEAMAAAERAGSAGVRFRGELIDYAHVRSARDTLALVDRFRTVQPLERRRL from the coding sequence ATGCAGCTCTACCGAACGATGCTCTTCATCCCGGCCCAGAAGGACCGGTGGATCGCCAAGGCCGGCGGGCTCGGGGCCGATTCCATCATCCTCGACCTCGAGGATGCGCTTCCGGACGATCTCAAGGCGCCGACGCGGGCGCGAATCGGCGCCGCTATCGACGCCGTCGCCGACGCCGGAGTCCCGTGCTTCGTACGGACGAATGCGATGGCGACAGGAATGCTCTTCGAGGATCTCGACGCGGTGGCCACCCCTGCGCTCACGGGCATCGTGCTCGCCAAGGTCGACACACCAGAGGAGGTGCGGATCATCGACACCTTTCTGTCCGACCTCGAGCGCCGGCGCGGTATTCCCGACCGGCGCATCGAGCTGGTGATCACCGCGGAGACGGCCAACTGCATCGAGCACGCGTACGACATCTGCGCCGCCTCGCCGCGCGTGGGGACGATCATGGGTGGGACCGCGCGCGGCGGCGACATCAACCGCGCGATCGGGTACGTGTGGACGCGTGACGGCATCGAGAGCCTCTACCTGCGCTCGCGCATCGTTGTCGGCGCGCGCGCGGCCGGTATTCAGTATCCGATCTCGGGTATCTGGACCGATATCGAAGACCTCGACGGCCTGCGCGCCCACGCGCTCCGCAACCGGCAGCTCGGATACCGCGGCGAATTCGTCATCCATCCGTCCCACGTGCCGATCGTCAATGAGGTCTACACGCCCTCGAAGGACGACATTGAGTACAGTCGCGGGGTCCTCGAGGCCATGGCCGCCGCCGAGCGTGCCGGCTCGGCCGGCGTGCGATTCCGCGGCGAGCTCATCGACTACGCCCACGTCCGGTCCGCGCGTGACACGCTCGCGCTCGTTGACCGGTTCCGCACCGTTCAACCGCTCGAAAGGAGACGCCTGTGA
- a CDS encoding CoA transferase — MTNKTKESPLAGVRVLDIGHALAAPMAATLLGDFGADVIKVERPDGGDAMRRLGPFKDGVSLWWKVSARNKKCVTLNIQSPEGKQLLERLVEQSDVLVENYRPGTLERLGLGWDRLHAINPRLVVLRISGYGQTGPRRKSPGFGRAGEAMSGVVHVTGFAEGAPMHIGFSLADTVSGLMGAYGVMMALYWRDQGGGEGQVIDLALYETLFRLIEWQVISHQQLGVLPMRQGNNFPFPLSTVLSNVYRTRDERWVTVSAATPPVVRRVARMLGVPIDESILPDIKAIDQMLVGWMAERSLEEVLTEFERADAVAAPVYDMDMIVKDPTYEARGNLITVDDDELGPVRMQNVVPSMSRTAGEVQWTGPALGAHNDEVFGSLLGLAAPALAELRARGAI, encoded by the coding sequence GTGACCAACAAGACGAAGGAATCGCCGCTGGCCGGCGTGCGCGTGCTCGACATTGGCCACGCGCTCGCGGCGCCGATGGCGGCCACGCTGCTCGGCGACTTCGGCGCGGACGTCATCAAGGTCGAGCGGCCCGACGGCGGCGACGCGATGCGGCGACTGGGTCCCTTCAAGGACGGCGTGTCGCTGTGGTGGAAGGTCTCCGCGCGCAACAAGAAGTGCGTCACGCTCAACATCCAGTCGCCGGAGGGCAAGCAGCTCCTGGAGCGCCTGGTCGAGCAGAGCGACGTGCTGGTCGAGAACTACCGCCCTGGGACGCTCGAGCGCCTGGGGCTGGGCTGGGACCGCCTGCACGCCATCAACCCGCGCCTCGTCGTGCTCCGCATCTCCGGCTATGGCCAGACGGGACCGCGCCGTAAGTCACCGGGCTTCGGCCGCGCCGGTGAGGCGATGAGCGGCGTGGTGCACGTCACGGGCTTCGCCGAGGGCGCGCCGATGCACATCGGGTTTTCGCTCGCGGACACGGTCTCGGGGCTCATGGGCGCCTACGGCGTGATGATGGCGCTCTACTGGCGCGATCAGGGCGGCGGCGAAGGCCAGGTGATCGATCTGGCGCTCTACGAGACGCTCTTCCGCCTCATCGAGTGGCAGGTGATCAGTCATCAACAGCTCGGCGTGCTGCCGATGCGCCAGGGGAACAACTTCCCGTTCCCGCTGTCCACGGTGCTGTCCAACGTCTACCGCACGCGCGACGAGCGCTGGGTCACGGTCTCCGCGGCCACGCCGCCGGTGGTGCGTCGCGTCGCGCGGATGCTCGGCGTGCCGATCGACGAATCGATCCTGCCGGACATCAAGGCGATCGATCAGATGCTGGTGGGTTGGATGGCCGAGCGCTCGCTGGAAGAGGTGCTCACCGAGTTCGAGCGCGCCGATGCGGTGGCCGCGCCCGTCTACGACATGGACATGATCGTCAAGGATCCGACCTACGAGGCGCGTGGCAACCTCATCACCGTGGACGACGACGAGCTCGGGCCGGTGCGGATGCAGAACGTCGTGCCGTCGATGTCGCGCACGGCCGGCGAGGTGCAGTGGACGGGCCCGGCGCTCGGTGCCCACAACGACGAAGTGTTTGGATCGCTGCTCGGGCTGGCCGCGCCCGCGCTTGCGGAGTTGCGCGCCCGCGGCGCGATTTGA